A genomic segment from Blastocatellia bacterium encodes:
- a CDS encoding sulfotransferase, which yields MGLDVRRQPIILMGMHRSGTTMLARLLDQLGLFLGHEVEENHEAVFFLRLNDLLLSRAKATWDHPAPFRDFLKNPELVEMTVRCLRADLLSVKVRRYLGWWGYLRYGSVTRLDRPWGWKDPRNVFTLPLWLRLFPRARILYIYRNGVDVAHSLQVRERAYFAWQKQRLRNKLNRWSPKTRLERVGFRGSFRCLSLEGCFSLWEEYVAQAEEVLASLVPEHRVIKYEEFLAHPLDHLREIADFCEIPGVSERALRETAALVRPDRGHAFAATPSLRVFYHQVKRTPWMIRYGYGEGPTTSDHRGVSPRRVSAG from the coding sequence GTGGGACTCGATGTTCGCCGACAGCCGATCATCCTCATGGGGATGCACCGGTCCGGCACGACGATGCTGGCACGGCTGCTGGATCAGCTCGGACTCTTCCTCGGTCACGAGGTCGAGGAGAATCACGAAGCCGTCTTCTTCCTCCGCCTGAATGATCTTTTGCTCAGCCGCGCCAAAGCCACGTGGGATCATCCCGCGCCCTTTCGGGATTTCCTCAAAAATCCCGAATTGGTCGAGATGACCGTTCGCTGCCTGCGAGCTGATCTTCTCTCGGTGAAAGTGCGTCGCTATCTCGGCTGGTGGGGCTATCTGAGATACGGCTCGGTGACTCGGCTGGACCGACCCTGGGGCTGGAAAGACCCGCGCAATGTCTTCACCCTGCCGCTCTGGCTCCGGCTTTTTCCCCGCGCCCGCATCCTCTACATCTATCGCAACGGGGTTGATGTCGCCCACAGCCTCCAGGTACGCGAGCGCGCCTATTTCGCCTGGCAAAAGCAACGACTTCGGAACAAGCTCAATCGCTGGAGCCCCAAGACGCGGCTGGAGCGTGTGGGATTTCGCGGCTCTTTTCGTTGCCTTTCTCTGGAAGGGTGTTTTTCCCTCTGGGAGGAATATGTCGCTCAGGCGGAAGAAGTACTGGCTTCGCTCGTGCCCGAGCACCGGGTGATCAAGTACGAAGAGTTTCTCGCCCACCCCCTCGACCATCTCCGGGAGATCGCCGACTTCTGTGAGATTCCGGGCGTCTCCGAGCGCGCTCTTCGAGAGACGGCAGCCCTCGTTCGTCCTGACCGAGGACACGCCTTTGCCGCGACTCCTTCACTGAGGGTGTTCTACCATCAGGTGAAGAGGACCCCCTGGATGATTCGCTATGGCTATGGTGAAGGTCCCACCACATCGGATCATCGCGGGGTTTCTCCCCGGCGCGTCAGCGCCGGCTGA
- a CDS encoding LysR substrate-binding domain-containing protein, with amino-acid sequence MEFSQLEALVAIARSRSFSRAGEQLARTQPAISIAIKKLEEEIGAQLFDRSRREVTLTDAGEVLLGYAQKILNLRSEATAAIEELRQLHTGKVTIGANESTSLYVLPRIILAFRQQYPRIKVEVYRSVSERLPQEVRERNLDFGIISFEPNDSELESFPLLDDELALIVRPDHPLARKKKVTIKDLGRETFIAHNVKSPSRTRVIEAFKRNHTPLNISIELSSIETIKQFVQMNLGIAFVPRLCIEQELRQGTLVCVPLQGFTCRRTLRVIYLRDKVHSHAAAKFLDVLRAVAQSNRSASSR; translated from the coding sequence ATGGAATTTTCGCAGCTGGAAGCGCTCGTTGCCATTGCGCGGTCGCGAAGTTTCTCGCGGGCCGGGGAACAGTTGGCCCGCACGCAACCGGCCATCAGCATCGCCATCAAGAAACTCGAGGAGGAGATCGGAGCGCAACTCTTTGACCGATCTCGTCGCGAGGTCACGCTCACCGATGCCGGGGAGGTTCTCCTGGGCTATGCTCAGAAAATCCTCAACCTTCGCAGCGAGGCCACCGCGGCCATCGAGGAACTGCGCCAACTACACACGGGGAAAGTCACCATTGGAGCCAACGAAAGCACCAGTCTCTACGTCCTGCCCAGGATCATTCTGGCCTTTCGCCAGCAATATCCCAGGATCAAGGTCGAGGTCTATCGCTCGGTTTCCGAACGACTGCCCCAGGAGGTGAGGGAGCGCAATCTCGATTTCGGCATCATCTCGTTTGAGCCCAACGATAGCGAGCTGGAGTCCTTCCCCCTTCTCGACGACGAACTGGCCCTCATCGTTCGTCCCGATCACCCTCTGGCGCGGAAGAAAAAAGTGACCATCAAGGACCTGGGGCGTGAGACCTTCATTGCTCACAATGTGAAGTCGCCCTCGCGCACGCGCGTCATCGAAGCATTCAAACGGAATCATACGCCGCTCAATATCAGCATTGAGCTGTCGTCCATCGAAACGATCAAGCAGTTCGTCCAGATGAATCTGGGCATCGCCTTCGTTCCCCGGCTCTGCATCGAGCAGGAGTTGCGGCAAGGAACGCTCGTGTGCGTACCGCTCCAGGGATTCACCTGCCGCCGCACGCTGCGGGTGATTTACCTCCGGGACAAAGTTCATTCGCATGCGGCGGCGAAATTCCTCGACGTTCTTCGCGCCGTCGCTCAGTCAAACCGTTCGGCTTCTTCCCGGTGA
- a CDS encoding 2-isopropylmalate synthase, translating into MSERIIIFDTTLRDGEQSPGCSMNVEEKLKMARQLDALGVDVIEAGFPISSDEDFEAVAAIAREIRRPIIAGLARAVPQDIERAWEALCHAARPRIHTFIATSDIHLHYKLKKTREEVLEDARRAVRLAKSLCDDVEFSAEDATRTDLDYLCEVVAAVIEEGATTVNIPDTVGYTIPQEFARIIQTLRQRVPMIDHITLSVHCHNDLGLAVANSLAAIQAGARQVECTINGIGERAGNASLEEIVMALRVRHDLLPYETGIHTEQIYKTSQLLSNITGVFVQPNKAIVGKNAFAHEAGIHQDGILKHKLTYEIMTPESVGMTQSTLVLGKHSGRHALQKKFQDMGYNLSRQELDKAYKLFIKLADRKKEVFEEDLLAILHDGLREIPETYTLRLVQSLAGNPRAATATVVLERAGQVFVQSATGDGPVAAAYRAIDQITGLTGSLVDYTIRSIGRGADAVGEVFVHVDFEGKTFTGRAASTDIVDASARAYLHAVNKALHARERQAALAHQREEAGRVGEA; encoded by the coding sequence ATGAGCGAGCGAATCATCATTTTTGACACGACGCTTCGCGATGGCGAGCAATCACCCGGCTGTAGCATGAATGTCGAAGAGAAACTCAAGATGGCTCGCCAACTGGATGCTCTCGGCGTGGACGTCATCGAGGCCGGATTCCCGATCTCCTCGGACGAAGATTTCGAGGCCGTGGCCGCCATTGCCCGGGAGATTCGCCGTCCGATCATTGCCGGACTGGCGCGGGCCGTTCCCCAGGATATTGAGCGGGCCTGGGAAGCTCTCTGCCATGCGGCGCGCCCGAGAATCCATACCTTCATTGCGACATCTGACATCCACCTCCACTATAAGCTGAAGAAGACCCGCGAGGAGGTGCTGGAGGACGCGCGCCGGGCTGTGCGCCTGGCCAAGAGTTTGTGCGATGACGTGGAGTTCTCGGCCGAAGATGCCACGCGAACCGATCTTGATTATCTCTGCGAGGTCGTGGCGGCGGTGATCGAGGAAGGGGCGACGACGGTCAACATCCCGGATACGGTCGGCTATACGATCCCCCAGGAGTTCGCCCGGATCATCCAGACGCTGCGGCAACGGGTGCCGATGATTGATCACATCACGTTGAGCGTTCATTGTCACAATGATCTCGGTCTGGCCGTCGCCAACTCGCTGGCCGCCATTCAGGCCGGAGCGCGTCAGGTCGAGTGCACCATCAACGGAATCGGCGAGCGCGCCGGCAATGCTTCCCTCGAAGAAATCGTCATGGCGTTGCGCGTCCGCCACGACCTGTTGCCCTATGAGACGGGAATTCACACCGAGCAGATTTACAAGACGAGCCAACTGCTCAGTAACATCACCGGCGTCTTCGTCCAGCCCAACAAGGCCATCGTGGGCAAGAACGCCTTCGCTCACGAAGCCGGAATTCACCAGGACGGTATCCTCAAACACAAACTGACCTATGAGATTATGACCCCCGAATCGGTGGGGATGACGCAGAGCACGCTCGTGCTGGGCAAACATTCGGGCCGTCACGCGCTGCAAAAGAAGTTCCAGGACATGGGATACAACCTGAGTCGGCAGGAATTGGACAAGGCGTACAAGCTTTTCATCAAGCTCGCCGACCGCAAGAAGGAGGTCTTTGAGGAAGACCTGCTGGCCATTTTGCACGATGGTCTTCGGGAGATTCCCGAAACGTATACCCTTCGGCTGGTCCAATCGTTGGCGGGCAATCCGCGCGCGGCGACGGCGACGGTGGTTCTCGAACGCGCGGGACAGGTCTTCGTTCAGTCCGCCACGGGTGACGGTCCGGTGGCGGCCGCGTATCGAGCGATTGATCAGATCACCGGACTCACGGGGAGTCTCGTGGACTATACGATTCGCTCCATCGGTCGGGGGGCTGACGCGGTGGGCGAGGTCTTCGTTCACGTGGACTTCGAAGGCAAGACGTTCACCGGCCGAGCGGCCAGCACCGATATTGTGGACGCCAGTGCGCGTGCGTATCTTCATGCGGTGAACAAGGCCCTTCACGCCAGGGAACGTCAGGCCGCCCTCGCTCATCAGCGAGAAGAAGCCGGCCGCGTCGGGGAAGCGTAA
- the leuC gene encoding 3-isopropylmalate dehydratase large subunit, whose protein sequence is MARTLFDKIWQSHIVHEEPGAPALLYIDCHLIHEVTSPQAFEGLRLANRRVRRPDLTFATADHNVPTWSRSLPITDPIAKRQIETLEENCREFGIRLYGLDSPYQGIVHVIGPELGLTQPGMTIVCGDSHTSTHGAFGALAFGIGTSEVEHVLATQCLRQTRPRTFRITFRGTLPRGVTAKDVILYLIRTIGTDGATGYVIEYAGETIRRFTMEERMTVCNMSIEAGARAGLIAPDETTFAYLEGRPFVPKGKAFLEAVDYWKTLPSDPGATFDRELELDVSTLAPQVSWGTSPGMVTDVTGTVPDPESFADENMRKAARRALEYMGLRPGTPIQEIRIDRVFIGSCTNSRIEDLRAAAAMVVGKKVAPHVSAMVVPGSQQVKRQAEAEGLDRIFLAAGFEWRESGCSLCLGMNPDILKPGERCASTSNRNFEGRQGRGGRTHLVSPPMAAAAAIAGHFVDIRHWS, encoded by the coding sequence GTGGCGCGGACGCTGTTCGATAAAATCTGGCAGAGTCACATCGTTCACGAGGAACCTGGCGCACCGGCGCTCCTTTACATTGATTGCCACCTCATTCACGAGGTGACGTCGCCGCAGGCCTTCGAGGGGCTGCGGCTGGCCAATCGGCGCGTGCGTCGCCCGGATCTGACCTTTGCCACGGCCGATCATAATGTCCCCACGTGGAGCCGATCGCTTCCCATCACCGATCCGATCGCCAAACGACAAATCGAGACGCTCGAGGAGAACTGCCGGGAGTTCGGCATCCGGCTCTATGGACTGGACAGTCCCTACCAGGGCATCGTTCACGTCATCGGACCGGAACTGGGTCTGACGCAACCGGGCATGACCATTGTCTGTGGGGACAGTCACACGTCCACTCACGGGGCCTTCGGGGCTCTTGCCTTCGGCATCGGGACGAGCGAAGTCGAGCACGTCCTGGCCACCCAGTGTCTGCGTCAGACCAGGCCCCGAACGTTTCGCATCACTTTTCGAGGGACGCTGCCGCGCGGCGTCACGGCCAAGGATGTCATCCTCTATCTCATTCGCACCATCGGGACGGATGGAGCGACCGGCTACGTCATCGAGTATGCCGGCGAAACGATCCGCCGATTCACGATGGAAGAGCGGATGACCGTGTGCAATATGTCCATCGAAGCCGGGGCGCGAGCGGGTCTCATCGCACCGGATGAGACGACCTTCGCCTACCTGGAAGGTCGCCCGTTTGTCCCCAAAGGGAAAGCCTTCCTCGAGGCGGTGGACTATTGGAAAACGCTGCCGAGTGATCCCGGAGCCACGTTTGATCGTGAGCTTGAACTGGATGTTTCCACGCTCGCTCCTCAGGTTAGTTGGGGAACGAGTCCAGGCATGGTCACCGACGTGACGGGAACGGTTCCCGATCCCGAGTCCTTTGCCGATGAGAACATGCGCAAAGCGGCCCGTCGCGCGCTGGAGTACATGGGCCTTCGGCCGGGCACGCCGATTCAGGAGATCCGGATTGATCGCGTCTTTATCGGATCGTGCACGAACTCGCGGATTGAGGATTTACGGGCAGCAGCCGCCATGGTGGTGGGCAAGAAGGTGGCTCCTCACGTCTCGGCGATGGTCGTTCCCGGCTCGCAGCAGGTGAAACGTCAGGCCGAAGCCGAAGGGCTCGACCGCATTTTCCTCGCTGCCGGATTCGAGTGGCGCGAGTCGGGATGCAGCCTCTGTCTGGGCATGAATCCGGACATCCTCAAGCCGGGCGAGCGGTGCGCCTCCACCTCCAATCGAAACTTTGAAGGGCGTCAGGGGCGAGGGGGGCGCACGCACCTGGTCAGTCCGCCGATGGCCGCAGCCGCAGCCATTGCCGGCCATTTCGTGGATATTCGTCACTGGTCGTGA
- the leuD gene encoding 3-isopropylmalate dehydratase small subunit, which yields MQPFTVHRGLVATLDRVNVDTDQIIPKQFLKRIERTGYGQFLFYDWRFRDDGSLNPDFELNQPRFQGATILLTRANFGCGSSREHAPWALRDYGFRVLLAPSFADIFYNNCFQNGLLPVILPERDIEELFERTRAHPGYELTVDLVHQTICDDFGLQLHFAIDPFRRECLLQGLDDIGLTLRHEDKIRDYEARRRTFIVAPEKFP from the coding sequence ATGCAACCCTTCACCGTTCATCGAGGTCTGGTCGCCACGCTCGATCGGGTCAATGTGGATACCGATCAAATCATCCCCAAGCAATTCCTCAAACGGATCGAGCGCACCGGCTACGGCCAATTCCTCTTCTACGACTGGCGGTTTCGTGACGATGGATCGCTCAATCCGGATTTCGAATTGAATCAGCCGCGGTTTCAGGGGGCGACGATTCTCCTGACGCGCGCCAATTTCGGCTGCGGGTCGTCGCGGGAGCACGCGCCCTGGGCGCTTCGGGACTACGGTTTTCGCGTCCTCCTCGCCCCTTCGTTCGCCGACATCTTTTACAACAACTGCTTCCAGAACGGCCTCCTGCCGGTGATTCTCCCGGAAAGAGACATCGAGGAACTGTTTGAGCGAACGCGCGCTCACCCGGGATATGAGCTGACCGTTGATCTGGTCCATCAAACGATCTGCGATGACTTCGGACTCCAGCTCCATTTTGCGATTGATCCGTTTCGCCGCGAGTGCCTGCTGCAGGGACTGGATGACATCGGCCTGACCCTTCGCCACGAAGACAAGATTCGTGACTACGAAGCCCGGCGGCGGACGTTTATCGTCGCCCCGGAAAAATTCCCCTGA
- the leuB gene encoding 3-isopropylmalate dehydrogenase: protein MASLEIPTHVESLEVEALEQPSWSVRAERREYRIAVLPGDGIGPEVIAQGVRVLEAIGEKFGHRFTLAHFPIGGAALRLTGVPLPPETLQGCLESDAVLLGAVGAPEFDGNPPALKPETALLHLRRHLDAFANLRPAVMYEPLIEASPLKREVVEATDLLIVRELTGGLYFAEPRGFEEVAPGLEAAFNTLRYRADEIERIARVAFQAAQRRRQKVTSVDKANVLETSQLWRKVVSRVAADYPDVHLEHIYVDTCAMQLIAHPRRFDVIVTENLFGDILSDEAAMLTGSIGMLPSASIGGRVGLYEPVHGSAPDIAGKGIANPLATIASVALMLRYSFDLEEEASAIERAIDLALRLGYRTADIYRGEGLLVSTEEMGNQILALLRSDG, encoded by the coding sequence ATGGCATCGCTGGAGATCCCCACTCACGTCGAATCTCTGGAGGTCGAAGCGCTCGAACAACCTTCCTGGTCGGTGCGAGCCGAGCGGCGAGAGTATCGGATCGCCGTCCTGCCCGGAGATGGCATCGGCCCCGAGGTGATCGCTCAAGGGGTGCGCGTTCTTGAGGCAATCGGTGAGAAGTTCGGGCACCGTTTCACCCTGGCTCATTTCCCCATCGGGGGAGCGGCGCTTCGGCTGACGGGCGTTCCGTTGCCGCCGGAGACGCTTCAGGGGTGTTTGGAGAGCGATGCCGTTTTGCTCGGGGCCGTCGGTGCGCCGGAGTTCGACGGCAATCCCCCAGCTCTCAAACCGGAGACGGCTCTGTTGCACCTGCGCCGTCATCTCGATGCCTTCGCCAATCTGCGTCCGGCGGTGATGTATGAACCGCTCATTGAGGCCTCACCGCTCAAACGAGAGGTCGTTGAAGCCACCGATTTGCTCATCGTCCGCGAGCTGACCGGAGGATTGTATTTTGCCGAGCCCCGGGGATTCGAGGAAGTGGCCCCGGGACTGGAAGCGGCCTTCAATACCCTGCGTTACCGCGCCGATGAGATCGAGCGCATTGCCCGCGTGGCCTTTCAAGCCGCTCAACGGCGACGACAAAAAGTCACCTCGGTGGATAAGGCCAATGTTCTGGAAACCTCTCAACTGTGGCGAAAGGTCGTCAGCCGGGTCGCCGCGGATTATCCCGATGTCCATCTGGAGCATATCTACGTGGACACCTGTGCCATGCAGCTGATCGCTCATCCCCGACGCTTCGATGTCATTGTGACCGAGAACCTCTTTGGCGACATCTTGAGCGATGAAGCCGCCATGCTCACGGGGTCCATCGGCATGCTTCCGTCAGCCTCCATTGGCGGGCGCGTGGGACTTTACGAACCGGTTCATGGGTCTGCTCCGGATATTGCCGGCAAGGGCATCGCCAATCCCCTGGCGACGATTGCCTCGGTCGCCCTGATGCTCCGCTATTCGTTCGATCTCGAAGAGGAAGCCAGCGCCATCGAACGCGCCATTGATCTCGCTTTGCGTCTGGGGTATCGCACGGCGGATATTTATCGCGGCGAGGGGCTGCTGGTGAGCACCGAAGAGATGGGGAATCAGATTCTCGCCCTGCTCCGCTCCGACGGCTGA
- a CDS encoding sodium-translocating pyrophosphatase, whose product MMRRKKVFSPLLVAAIFGWVSPALAQSESEIVLPKLGEQEWLILWAVLASAVIALIYGYALVRRVMRQDPGPKEMVEVSRAIEEGAMAYLGRQFRTMIWFVGALTIVLFVVYQNVYPDWAIPAGIAAAFLMGVMASYGAGYVGMWLAVKGNVRTANMARTSFPRAFELAFRAGAVSGMFTVGFGLLGATIIFLLFQENAMKVLVGFGFGGSLAALFMRIGGGIYTKAADVGADLIGKVEKGIPEDDPRNAAVIADNVGDNVGDCAGMAADVFESYEVTLVAAIILAAAALLDPSFHAYYKGSASAFALKLILFPLLVRALGVFSSIIGIWSVRMKEAAVKDPMRPISRGYWIAGLASVVGFAVINYFYLTDPMTGQPDFRFFLATSMGIVLALVTLWITNTFTHPDKPSATETAVSTRTGPATMLLTGMGVGLESTVWAIVAIAGTIVASLVIFAGSPALAAYGVALTGLGLLTTTGFVLAMDTFGPITDNAQGVFEMSGYKAESQDVARNLAWLDAIGNTTKALTKGLAIATAVIAAVSLFKSFIDEARLFTTGIQVNLPEVFVGLLIGGAVPFLFSSFALKAVGRAAHQVVEEVRRQFREKPGIMQWKEKPDYGRCVEIVTATAQKELIGPGILGIFTPILIAFALGAGALGGFLAGAILTGQLLAVFMANTGATWDNAKKKIEDGFLGGKGTEAHKAAVIGDTVGDPFKDTAGPSLNPLIKVMNLVSILVAPFAIREFPWSVRGVVIVTCLVLLGIAVAFSKRGSLAEQAVEQPELLTGSVGQKL is encoded by the coding sequence ATGATGCGACGGAAAAAAGTTTTCTCTCCGCTGCTGGTTGCGGCCATCTTCGGATGGGTCTCGCCTGCGCTCGCGCAGTCTGAGAGCGAGATCGTTCTTCCGAAGCTCGGCGAGCAAGAATGGTTGATCCTGTGGGCCGTCCTGGCTTCGGCCGTGATCGCGCTCATCTACGGCTATGCGCTGGTGCGGAGAGTCATGCGCCAGGACCCCGGACCGAAAGAGATGGTCGAAGTCTCACGGGCCATTGAGGAGGGCGCAATGGCCTATCTCGGACGGCAATTTCGCACCATGATCTGGTTCGTCGGCGCTCTGACGATTGTCCTTTTTGTCGTTTATCAGAATGTCTATCCCGACTGGGCGATTCCGGCGGGCATCGCTGCTGCTTTCCTGATGGGAGTGATGGCCTCCTATGGAGCGGGGTATGTCGGGATGTGGCTGGCCGTCAAAGGAAATGTGCGAACGGCCAACATGGCTCGAACGAGCTTTCCTCGGGCGTTTGAGCTGGCGTTCCGCGCCGGAGCCGTCTCCGGAATGTTCACGGTGGGGTTCGGCTTGCTGGGAGCGACGATCATCTTCCTGCTGTTTCAGGAGAATGCCATGAAGGTGCTCGTGGGGTTCGGTTTTGGCGGGAGTCTGGCGGCTCTCTTCATGCGCATCGGCGGTGGAATCTACACCAAGGCCGCGGATGTCGGAGCCGACCTCATCGGCAAGGTGGAGAAAGGGATCCCCGAGGATGATCCCCGCAACGCCGCCGTCATCGCCGATAATGTCGGCGACAATGTGGGAGATTGCGCCGGGATGGCCGCCGACGTCTTTGAAAGTTATGAGGTCACACTGGTGGCGGCGATTATTCTGGCGGCGGCTGCACTGCTGGATCCCTCGTTCCACGCCTATTACAAAGGGAGTGCGTCGGCCTTTGCCCTGAAGTTGATCCTCTTCCCCTTGCTGGTGCGTGCGCTGGGAGTCTTCTCCTCGATCATCGGCATCTGGAGCGTGCGCATGAAGGAAGCGGCGGTCAAAGATCCGATGCGTCCGATCAGCAGGGGCTACTGGATTGCGGGACTGGCCTCCGTCGTGGGATTTGCGGTGATCAACTATTTCTATCTGACCGACCCGATGACGGGGCAGCCCGATTTTCGCTTCTTCCTGGCCACCAGCATGGGGATCGTGCTGGCGCTGGTGACGCTCTGGATCACCAACACGTTCACCCATCCCGATAAACCTTCGGCCACGGAGACGGCCGTCTCGACGCGAACCGGTCCGGCGACGATGTTGCTCACGGGCATGGGCGTGGGATTGGAGAGCACGGTGTGGGCGATCGTAGCGATTGCCGGAACGATTGTGGCCTCGCTCGTCATCTTTGCCGGAAGTCCGGCGCTGGCTGCTTATGGCGTGGCGCTGACGGGCCTGGGCCTGTTGACGACGACCGGTTTCGTCCTGGCCATGGACACCTTCGGGCCGATCACCGATAACGCCCAGGGCGTCTTCGAGATGTCCGGCTACAAGGCCGAATCACAGGATGTGGCCCGCAATCTCGCCTGGCTCGATGCCATCGGCAACACGACCAAAGCCCTGACCAAAGGGCTGGCCATCGCCACGGCGGTCATCGCCGCCGTGTCGTTGTTCAAATCCTTCATTGACGAAGCGCGTCTGTTCACCACCGGCATTCAGGTGAACCTACCGGAAGTTTTCGTCGGCCTGCTCATCGGTGGAGCCGTGCCATTTCTCTTCTCTTCCTTTGCCCTGAAGGCGGTGGGACGAGCGGCCCATCAAGTTGTTGAAGAAGTCCGCCGCCAGTTTCGTGAGAAGCCGGGCATCATGCAGTGGAAGGAGAAGCCCGATTACGGTCGCTGCGTCGAGATCGTGACGGCGACGGCGCAGAAGGAGCTGATCGGGCCGGGCATTCTGGGGATCTTCACGCCCATTCTCATCGCCTTTGCTCTCGGCGCGGGCGCTCTCGGAGGGTTCCTGGCGGGAGCGATTCTCACCGGTCAATTGCTGGCCGTCTTCATGGCCAACACCGGAGCCACCTGGGATAACGCCAAGAAGAAAATCGAAGATGGATTTTTGGGCGGCAAAGGCACGGAGGCTCATAAAGCTGCGGTCATCGGCGATACGGTCGGTGATCCGTTCAAGGATACCGCCGGACCCTCGCTCAACCCCCTCATCAAGGTCATGAACCTGGTGAGCATTCTGGTCGCGCCGTTTGCCATCCGCGAGTTTCCCTGGAGCGTGCGCGGGGTCGTCATCGTCACCTGCCTGGTTCTGCTCGGAATCGCCGTCGCCTTCAGCAAGCGGGGGTCTCTGGCCGAACAAGCGGTCGAGCAGCCGGAACTCTTGACCGGGAGCGTGGGGCAAAAACTGTAG
- a CDS encoding CDGSH iron-sulfur domain-containing protein, which yields MSNRIEIICVNDGPLRVIGDDIILKDAAGNVFGLGGRTTISLCRCGQSNNKPFCDGSHKRVGFQSTVEARDLPPPAAPPSS from the coding sequence ATGAGCAATCGCATCGAAATCATTTGCGTCAACGACGGTCCGCTACGGGTCATCGGCGATGACATCATTCTCAAGGATGCGGCGGGCAATGTCTTTGGTCTGGGTGGACGCACGACTATTTCGCTCTGTCGTTGCGGTCAGTCCAATAACAAACCGTTCTGCGACGGGAGCCACAAGCGCGTCGGCTTTCAATCAACGGTCGAAGCGCGAGACCTCCCTCCGCCTGCGGCCCCGCCCTCGTCCTGA
- a CDS encoding acyl-CoA dehydrogenase, with the protein MTDHLSTSPITSALPLTVLSEDEQLFRQTVADFAAERIRPLVRQMDEEGVFDAGLIQDFFRLGLMGINVPEQYGGAGSSFFMAVLAVEELSRVDPSAGVVVDVQNTLVNNALARWGTEEQKQKYFPRLVSDTVGAYALSEPGAGSDAFALQCRAVDRGDHFVLTGRKLWITNAREAGIFIVFATVNPELGYRGITAFLVERDFPGFTVGKKEDKLGIRASSTCELILDEVKVPKENVLGEVGKGYKVAIETLNEGRIGIGAQMVGLARGALECGIRYAKERKQFGRPIAEFQAIQFLIADLATQIEAARLMVYNAARLKDAGRPFVAEAAMAKYFSSLVAEKVSSKVIEIYGGYGYTKDYPPEKYFRDSKIGQIYEGTSNMQLQTIAKILLAER; encoded by the coding sequence ATGACCGATCATCTCAGCACATCACCGATCACATCTGCGCTTCCTCTGACCGTCCTTTCCGAAGACGAGCAACTCTTTCGCCAGACGGTCGCCGACTTCGCCGCCGAGCGCATCCGTCCGCTCGTGCGTCAGATGGACGAAGAGGGAGTCTTTGATGCCGGACTCATTCAGGATTTTTTCCGCCTCGGATTGATGGGGATCAATGTTCCCGAGCAGTACGGAGGGGCGGGGAGCAGCTTCTTCATGGCGGTGCTGGCCGTTGAGGAACTCTCGCGCGTTGATCCGTCCGCCGGCGTCGTCGTGGACGTTCAGAATACGCTCGTCAACAATGCTCTGGCCCGCTGGGGAACGGAAGAGCAGAAGCAAAAGTATTTCCCCCGATTGGTCAGCGACACGGTGGGCGCGTATGCGCTCTCGGAGCCGGGAGCGGGAAGCGATGCGTTCGCCCTGCAATGCCGCGCCGTTGATCGAGGGGACCACTTCGTTCTCACCGGGCGAAAGCTCTGGATCACCAACGCTCGCGAGGCGGGCATCTTCATCGTCTTCGCCACGGTCAATCCCGAGCTGGGCTACCGGGGCATCACGGCCTTCCTCGTCGAACGCGATTTTCCCGGCTTCACCGTGGGGAAGAAAGAAGACAAACTGGGCATCCGCGCGTCCAGCACCTGCGAGCTGATCCTGGACGAGGTGAAGGTTCCTAAAGAGAACGTCCTCGGCGAGGTCGGCAAAGGGTACAAGGTAGCTATCGAAACGCTCAACGAAGGGCGCATCGGCATCGGCGCTCAAATGGTGGGCCTGGCGCGCGGGGCGCTCGAATGCGGTATCCGCTATGCCAAGGAGCGGAAGCAATTCGGTCGGCCCATCGCCGAGTTTCAGGCGATCCAGTTCCTCATCGCCGATCTCGCCACGCAAATCGAAGCCGCTCGCCTGATGGTCTACAATGCGGCTCGGCTCAAAGATGCCGGGCGTCCCTTCGTCGCCGAGGCAGCCATGGCCAAATATTTCTCCTCACTGGTGGCGGAGAAAGTCAGCTCGAAGGTCATCGAAATCTACGGGGGCTACGGTTACACCAAAGATTATCCCCCGGAGAAGTATTTCCGCGACTCCAAGATCGGCCAGATTTACGAAGGAACCTCCAACATGCAGCTTCAAACTATCGCCAAGATCCTTCTGGCCGAGAGGTGA